One segment of Thermosynechococcus sp. HN-54 DNA contains the following:
- a CDS encoding HAD family hydrolase: protein MVRLSCRGRSFDPVAAVVFDKDGTLADVANYLKAVAIARAVKIAEHFPNLKASLLQAFGVMGDHLDPTGLQAVGTQQENLIAAAAFVATQGVPWIAALERANAAFAAVDREFAAKAELTPPLRGVIELVQRLHGLGCALAIISSDRTSEIEAFLDTYHLKPFFQCWQGGDEPPTKPDPQVFLRVCDRLGVRPDQTVVIGDADSDGLMARQGGAAGSIGVTWGWHSPPVLNYCDCVATSPCELHISLDGSEQLADP from the coding sequence ATGGTACGGCTGTCGTGTCGCGGACGCTCTTTTGACCCTGTGGCAGCGGTGGTATTTGATAAGGATGGCACTCTAGCAGATGTTGCTAATTACCTCAAGGCGGTGGCGATCGCCCGCGCTGTGAAAATTGCCGAGCACTTTCCCAATCTCAAAGCGTCGTTACTTCAGGCCTTTGGGGTGATGGGTGATCACCTTGATCCAACGGGATTACAAGCGGTGGGGACACAGCAGGAGAACCTGATTGCCGCCGCAGCCTTTGTGGCCACGCAGGGAGTTCCTTGGATTGCCGCCTTAGAACGGGCGAATGCCGCCTTTGCCGCCGTAGACCGAGAATTTGCCGCCAAAGCAGAGTTGACACCGCCCCTGCGGGGGGTAATTGAGCTAGTGCAACGGTTGCATGGACTAGGATGTGCCTTGGCGATTATTTCTAGCGATCGCACCTCAGAAATCGAGGCTTTTTTAGACACCTATCACTTGAAACCCTTTTTCCAATGTTGGCAGGGGGGAGATGAGCCACCCACGAAGCCCGATCCGCAGGTATTCCTGAGGGTGTGCGATCGTCTTGGGGTGCGACCCGATCAAACCGTCGTTATTGGTGATGCCGATAGTGATGGCCTCATGGCACGGCAGGGGGGCGCAGCGGGCAGCATTGGTGTTACGTGGGGTTGGCATTCGCCACCTGTCCTGAATTATTGCGATTGCGTTGCCACATCCCCCTGCGAACTCCACATCAGCCTTGATGGGTCTGAACAGCTTGCTGACCCCTGA
- a CDS encoding alanine--glyoxylate aminotransferase family protein, with protein sequence MQDKSMLMIPGPTPVPESVLLSLSKHPIGHRSGDFSEIMAAVMAGLKWLHQTTNDVLILTASGTGAMEAGIINFLSAGDRVLVGCNGKFGDRWGEVCDAYSLKTERITAPWGQPLNPDDFKAALEADTAKTIKAVIITHSETSTGVINDLEAISRHVKAHGQALIIVDAVTSLGAVNVPVDEWGLDVVGSGSQKGYMIPPGLAFVSVSAKAWEAYKTATLPKFYLDLGKYRKDAAKNTTPFTPPVNLFFALKTALEMMQAEGLENIFARHHRLMQATRAAMKALNLPLYAPDHCASPAITAVAPQGVEAEKIRSLMKKRFDIALAGGQDHLKGQIFRLGHLGFVSDRDILAAVSALEVVLGELGYTNFSPGAGVAAASRVLTTA encoded by the coding sequence ATGCAAGATAAATCGATGTTAATGATTCCGGGTCCTACGCCGGTGCCGGAGTCGGTTCTGCTATCCCTCAGCAAACATCCCATTGGCCATCGCAGCGGTGACTTTAGTGAGATCATGGCAGCGGTGATGGCAGGGTTGAAATGGCTGCATCAGACTACGAATGATGTGCTGATTTTGACCGCCAGTGGCACAGGGGCAATGGAAGCCGGGATCATTAACTTTCTCAGTGCGGGCGATCGCGTCCTTGTGGGCTGTAACGGTAAGTTTGGCGATCGCTGGGGGGAAGTGTGCGATGCCTACAGCCTCAAAACCGAGCGTATTACTGCCCCTTGGGGACAACCTCTCAACCCCGATGACTTCAAAGCCGCTTTGGAGGCAGACACCGCTAAAACCATCAAGGCAGTAATCATCACCCACAGTGAAACCTCAACGGGCGTCATTAACGATTTAGAGGCAATCAGCCGCCATGTCAAAGCCCATGGTCAAGCCCTGATCATTGTGGATGCGGTCACCAGTCTCGGTGCAGTGAACGTGCCCGTTGATGAGTGGGGACTAGATGTGGTTGGTTCTGGTTCCCAAAAGGGGTATATGATTCCGCCGGGGTTGGCTTTTGTCAGTGTCAGTGCCAAGGCATGGGAAGCCTATAAGACAGCCACGCTGCCGAAGTTCTATCTTGACCTAGGGAAATACCGCAAAGATGCCGCCAAGAACACAACGCCCTTTACGCCACCAGTGAATCTCTTCTTTGCCCTGAAAACAGCACTGGAGATGATGCAAGCGGAGGGCTTGGAGAATATCTTTGCGCGTCACCATCGCTTGATGCAGGCGACCCGTGCAGCGATGAAGGCATTGAACTTGCCCCTTTATGCGCCGGATCACTGCGCCAGTCCCGCCATTACGGCGGTGGCACCCCAAGGGGTAGAGGCCGAAAAGATTCGCAGCCTGATGAAAAAACGCTTTGACATTGCCCTAGCGGGCGGTCAAGATCACCTAAAGGGACAGATTTTCCGTTTAGGTCACTTGGGTTTTGTGAGCGATCGCGATATTTTAGCGGCAGTGAGTGCCCTTGAAGTGGTGCTTGGCGAATTGGGATACACCAACTTTAGTCCCGGCGCGGGGGTGGCAGCTGCCAGTCGCGTATTGACCACGGCCTAG
- a CDS encoding ABC transporter ATP-binding protein, whose product MIQVEHLTKVYGTTVALRDVSFSAASGEILGLLGPNGAGKTTTMRILAGYLPATSGTASIAGYEVHTDPMAVRQRIGYLPENPPLYTEMTVAGYLHFVARIKGVSAGDRPQRLEYALKSCGLWDQQRTIIRKLSKGYRQRVGIAQAIVHDPPAIILDEPTVGLDPRQIIEVRNLIKNLAGQHTVILSTHILAEVSMTCDRAVIINKGEVAGIGQLDELLQRLSSSYTYDLELAGDRTHIEPLLQGLPDLQQVTWGNATPQGRQQLQVSSPKEIGADLATLLVQHGVQLFEMRRSRANLEEVFLKLTTDEPTAEPSEPTAEAHA is encoded by the coding sequence ATGATTCAGGTTGAACACCTGACGAAGGTTTACGGTACAACCGTCGCGCTACGGGATGTCAGCTTTTCAGCAGCCAGCGGTGAAATTCTTGGTCTGCTAGGACCGAATGGTGCGGGTAAAACCACGACAATGCGGATTTTGGCAGGGTATCTACCGGCCACGAGTGGTACCGCGTCCATTGCTGGCTATGAAGTCCACACGGATCCAATGGCGGTGCGACAACGCATTGGTTATCTCCCAGAAAATCCCCCCCTGTACACAGAAATGACGGTGGCGGGTTATTTGCACTTTGTGGCTCGCATCAAGGGCGTCAGTGCCGGCGATCGCCCCCAGCGGCTAGAATATGCCCTCAAAAGCTGTGGCCTTTGGGATCAACAACGGACGATTATTCGCAAACTCTCAAAGGGCTACCGCCAGCGGGTTGGCATTGCCCAAGCGATTGTTCACGATCCACCAGCCATTATTCTCGATGAACCCACCGTCGGTCTGGATCCACGGCAGATTATTGAGGTGCGCAACCTGATTAAAAACTTGGCAGGGCAGCATACCGTCATTCTCTCCACGCACATCTTGGCGGAAGTGAGTATGACTTGCGATCGCGCCGTGATTATTAACAAGGGCGAAGTGGCAGGCATTGGCCAACTGGATGAACTGCTGCAACGCCTCAGTAGTAGCTACACCTATGACCTCGAATTGGCGGGCGATCGCACCCACATTGAACCGCTCCTGCAAGGCCTGCCAGATCTGCAACAGGTCACGTGGGGGAATGCTACGCCCCAAGGACGGCAGCAGCTTCAAGTCAGCAGTCCGAAAGAAATTGGAGCCGATTTGGCCACTCTCCTTGTCCAACATGGAGTGCAACTCTTTGAAATGCGCCGCTCCCGTGCCAACCTAGAGGAGGTGTTCTTGAAGCTAACGACCGATGAACCCACCGCAGAACCCAGCGAACCAACGGCAGAAGCCCATGCTTAG
- a CDS encoding photosystem II high light acclimation radical SAM protein: MSPRVLYVRLPCNPIFPIGVVYLADYIHKQLASVEQRIFDLGTVPPLDFRRALAQVIDDFQPTHLVFSWRDIQIYAPVGGRGGNPLQNAFEVYYARNPLVKLRGAIGGLRVMSAYYGELRRNLNLIRLGLHHAKRHHPEVTTIVGGGAVSVFYEQLGSQLPKGTIVSVGEGETLLHKVLTGQPISGERCYIAGVEKPRDRLIHEWPTPIEKTACNYDYIETIWPEFEYYLQGGDFYIGVQTKRGCPHNCCYCVYTVVEGKQVRINPAEEVVAEMRQLYDRGVRNFWFTDAQFIPARKFIPDAIALLREILKAGMNDIHWAAYIRADNLTPELCGLMVQTGMNYFEIGITSGSQELVRKMRMGYNLRTVLQNCRDLKAAGFNALVSVNYSFNVIDERPETIAQTIAYHRELERIFGADNVEPAIFFIGLQPHTHLEEYALERGILRPGYNPMSLMPWTAKKLLWNPEPMGSVFGEVCLAAWRLNPNDFGRTVMDLLEERFGCAPLEEALSAPLEERPLAHR, from the coding sequence ATGTCTCCGCGTGTCCTCTACGTCCGTCTCCCCTGCAACCCCATTTTTCCCATTGGTGTCGTCTATCTTGCGGACTATATCCATAAGCAATTAGCCAGTGTTGAACAACGCATTTTTGATTTGGGAACGGTGCCACCCCTTGACTTTCGCCGTGCCCTTGCCCAAGTGATTGATGACTTTCAACCCACACATCTTGTTTTTTCTTGGCGGGATATTCAAATCTATGCCCCTGTGGGGGGACGGGGGGGCAATCCACTGCAAAATGCCTTTGAGGTCTATTACGCTCGCAATCCCTTGGTGAAGTTGCGGGGGGCGATCGGGGGGTTGCGGGTGATGAGTGCCTACTATGGTGAACTCCGGCGAAACCTCAATTTAATCCGTTTGGGACTCCACCATGCCAAGCGTCACCATCCGGAAGTCACGACCATCGTCGGTGGCGGTGCGGTCAGTGTCTTTTATGAGCAGCTCGGCTCTCAACTGCCCAAGGGAACGATCGTTTCAGTGGGCGAAGGGGAAACGCTACTTCACAAGGTACTCACTGGACAACCTATTTCAGGGGAACGGTGCTACATTGCCGGTGTTGAAAAGCCCCGCGATCGCCTCATCCACGAATGGCCAACCCCGATTGAAAAAACCGCCTGCAACTACGACTACATCGAAACCATTTGGCCAGAATTTGAGTATTACCTTCAGGGGGGCGACTTTTATATTGGCGTGCAAACCAAGCGCGGCTGTCCCCACAACTGCTGCTACTGCGTCTATACCGTGGTTGAAGGCAAACAGGTGCGCATTAACCCCGCTGAGGAAGTCGTCGCTGAAATGCGCCAGCTTTACGATCGCGGTGTGCGCAACTTTTGGTTTACGGATGCCCAGTTTATACCCGCTCGCAAATTTATTCCTGACGCGATCGCCCTGCTGCGGGAAATCCTCAAAGCAGGCATGAATGATATTCACTGGGCGGCCTACATCCGTGCCGACAACCTCACCCCCGAACTCTGCGGCCTGATGGTGCAAACGGGGATGAACTACTTTGAAATCGGCATTACCAGTGGCTCCCAAGAACTAGTGCGGAAAATGCGCATGGGCTACAACCTGCGAACGGTGCTGCAAAACTGTCGTGATTTGAAAGCCGCCGGGTTCAACGCCCTCGTTTCTGTGAATTACTCCTTCAATGTCATTGACGAACGCCCCGAAACGATTGCCCAGACGATAGCCTACCACCGCGAACTAGAGCGCATTTTTGGTGCGGACAACGTTGAGCCAGCCATCTTCTTCATTGGCCTGCAACCCCATACCCACCTTGAGGAGTACGCTCTCGAGCGCGGCATTTTGCGCCCCGGCTACAACCCCATGAGCCTGATGCCTTGGACCGCTAAGAAACTGCTTTGGAACCCCGAACCCATGGGATCCGTCTTTGGTGAGGTGTGCCTTGCAGCTTGGCGACTCAATCCCAATGACTTTGGCCGCACCGTCATGGATCTACTGGAGGAGCGCTTTGGCTGTGCTCCCCTAGAGGAGGCCTTGTCTGCGCCTCTTGAGGAACGCCCTTTGGCGCATCGTTAA
- a CDS encoding DUF389 domain-containing protein, translating to MKQLLVHWLHQVQAFRYHRRTTESLNQLIQILYAESCLSVPYIILIISSCAIATFGLLSNSAAVIIGAMVIAPLMLPIRGLALAALIGEFKMFREAATALIVGTLMAIGMSWTIGVMVGLEVYGSEIMARSQPNLLDLGIAVAAGAVSAYAVAEPRVSNTLAGTAIAVALMPPVCTVGLGIAQLNTSLSVGATLLYLTNLLGITLACMVVFVIVGYIPLHQGRRPLTIAAALTGLLVIPLAISFSRLIEQARLQQQVREALTRGTLTFQRLDLLGMETNWVSNPPVIRVNVRAREPVTPKQVALMEEFIQQQMNRPFRLVLQVSSIEEVTSEEPLP from the coding sequence ATGAAACAACTCCTTGTCCATTGGCTGCATCAGGTTCAAGCCTTCCGCTACCATCGCCGCACGACGGAAAGTCTCAATCAACTGATTCAAATTCTCTATGCTGAATCTTGCCTGAGTGTCCCCTACATTATTTTGATTATTAGCTCCTGCGCGATCGCCACCTTTGGCTTGCTGTCCAATAGTGCGGCTGTGATTATTGGCGCGATGGTGATTGCACCGCTGATGCTGCCGATTCGCGGCTTGGCCTTAGCCGCTCTCATTGGCGAATTTAAGATGTTTCGTGAGGCCGCAACTGCTCTAATTGTGGGTACCCTCATGGCCATTGGCATGTCTTGGACAATCGGCGTCATGGTGGGTCTTGAGGTCTATGGCAGTGAGATCATGGCACGCTCGCAGCCCAATCTGCTGGACTTGGGTATTGCGGTGGCAGCCGGTGCAGTGAGTGCCTATGCAGTAGCGGAACCCCGTGTCTCAAACACGTTGGCAGGGACAGCGATCGCCGTTGCCCTCATGCCCCCCGTTTGCACAGTGGGTCTCGGCATAGCGCAGTTGAATACGAGTCTGAGTGTGGGGGCAACGCTGCTCTATCTCACCAACCTGTTGGGAATTACGCTGGCCTGCATGGTAGTTTTTGTCATTGTTGGCTATATCCCCTTGCACCAAGGGCGTCGTCCTCTTACCATTGCTGCTGCCCTCACGGGTCTGTTGGTGATTCCCCTCGCCATTAGCTTTAGTCGGCTCATTGAACAAGCGCGGCTGCAACAGCAAGTACGGGAGGCACTCACTCGAGGAACGCTGACATTTCAGCGTCTTGACTTATTGGGCATGGAGACGAATTGGGTCAGTAACCCACCCGTAATTCGGGTGAATGTGCGTGCCCGCGAGCCTGTGACCCCAAAACAAGTGGCACTCATGGAAGAGTTTATCCAACAACAGATGAATCGCCCTTTTCGTTTAGTGCTACAGGTGTCTAGCATTGAAGAAGTTACCTCAGAGGAGCCATTGCCCTAG
- a CDS encoding aminodeoxychorismate/anthranilate synthase component II, whose product MLIVIDNYDSFTYNLVQYLGELAQEFPTAADLRVFRNDKITLDEIAALSPAAVVISPGPGRPADAGISEALIRTYAGKLPILGVCLGHQAIGEVFGGMVTLAPTLMHGKTSEIYHSGVGVFQGLPQPFTATRYHSLVIDRATCPDVLEITAWTTDGLIMGVRHRHYPTLEGVQFHPESILTIYGKNLLRNFLRGVASPAL is encoded by the coding sequence TTGCTTATCGTTATTGATAACTACGACAGCTTCACGTATAACCTTGTGCAGTACCTTGGGGAACTGGCGCAGGAATTTCCTACGGCCGCTGACCTGCGGGTCTTTCGCAATGACAAGATCACCCTTGATGAGATTGCTGCTCTGTCCCCCGCGGCTGTGGTCATTTCCCCTGGTCCTGGTCGCCCCGCCGATGCAGGTATTTCCGAAGCACTAATCCGCACCTATGCTGGAAAACTACCAATCTTAGGGGTTTGTTTGGGACATCAGGCCATTGGTGAAGTGTTTGGCGGCATGGTCACTCTAGCTCCAACCCTAATGCACGGCAAAACATCCGAGATTTACCACAGTGGTGTCGGCGTATTTCAAGGGCTGCCCCAACCTTTTACAGCGACCCGCTACCACAGCCTCGTGATTGACCGTGCCACTTGCCCCGATGTGCTGGAAATTACCGCTTGGACAACTGATGGGCTAATCATGGGGGTGCGCCATCGCCACTATCCGACACTTGAAGGCGTGCAGTTCCATCCGGAAAGTATTCTCACTATCTACGGCAAAAACCTGCTGCGGAACTTTTTGCGAGGAGTGGCCAGTCCAGCGTTGTGA
- a CDS encoding DUF1830 domain-containing protein: MPQIFDPVPSDSCDRILCCYVNATSKIQVVRITNIANWYFERVVFPGQRLVFESPRAGQLEVHSGMMASAILSDTIPCRELLVQEGGDNFFPSDPVSQQRLELLNEAPVEPTEKVMSH; this comes from the coding sequence ATGCCGCAAATCTTTGATCCCGTCCCTAGCGATAGTTGCGATCGCATCCTCTGCTGTTATGTCAACGCCACCAGCAAAATTCAGGTGGTGCGGATCACAAATATTGCCAACTGGTATTTCGAGCGGGTTGTTTTTCCGGGGCAGCGACTGGTATTTGAATCGCCACGGGCAGGACAACTGGAAGTTCACAGCGGCATGATGGCAAGTGCAATTCTCTCCGACACGATCCCCTGTAGGGAGCTACTGGTGCAAGAGGGGGGAGATAATTTTTTTCCCAGTGATCCCGTCAGCCAGCAACGGCTAGAATTACTCAATGAAGCCCCTGTGGAACCGACTGAAAAAGTCATGAGTCATTGA
- a CDS encoding ABC transporter permease: protein MLSISLHGLRVLLANILAIYRRELQSYFSAPFYYVIAGVFWLLSGLFFLVVMTTIIGQVAQQDLLQQQFGAPSQAVDVPKLILESFLGLLGSISQVILPMLSMGLYTEERKRGTLELLATSPITNWCVATGKLLAVLTFYTTLLLPVIVYQFVALRQSTPPLSPWLILAGNGGLILLAAAILSLGMFLSSLTDSTILAAILGFAVLLILWVLDVLAKNTGGNLSDVLTYLSPLEHFTNLTRGIFRSSSLVVFGSYVFLGIFLTAQSIDAFRYQRN from the coding sequence ATGCTTAGCATTTCTCTCCACGGGCTGCGTGTCCTCCTTGCTAACATTCTCGCCATCTATCGCCGTGAACTTCAGAGTTACTTTAGTGCCCCCTTCTACTATGTGATTGCCGGGGTGTTCTGGCTCCTCAGTGGCCTCTTTTTCCTTGTTGTGATGACGACGATTATTGGCCAAGTCGCCCAGCAGGATTTGCTACAACAACAGTTTGGGGCGCCGAGCCAAGCCGTTGACGTTCCCAAGCTGATTCTCGAAAGCTTCCTTGGACTCCTCGGCTCGATCTCCCAAGTCATTCTGCCCATGCTCTCGATGGGACTGTACACTGAGGAGCGCAAACGCGGCACCCTTGAACTGTTGGCCACCTCACCCATTACCAACTGGTGTGTGGCAACGGGTAAACTACTGGCGGTGCTGACCTTTTATACCACTCTGCTGCTGCCCGTGATTGTCTATCAGTTTGTGGCACTTCGGCAGAGCACCCCCCCCTTATCTCCTTGGTTGATTCTGGCGGGCAATGGGGGACTAATTCTTTTGGCAGCAGCTATTCTCTCGTTGGGCATGTTTCTTTCATCCTTGACGGATAGCACCATTTTGGCAGCTATTTTGGGATTCGCCGTGTTGCTGATTCTCTGGGTACTTGATGTCTTGGCTAAAAATACGGGGGGTAACCTCAGTGATGTGCTGACCTATCTTTCGCCCCTAGAGCACTTTACCAACCTGACGCGAGGCATCTTTCGCAGCAGTAGCCTCGTTGTTTTTGGCAGCTACGTTTTCTTGGGCATTTTCCTGACAGCGCAGTCCATTGATGCCTTTCGCTACCAACGCAATTAG
- a CDS encoding MBL fold metallo-hydrolase, which yields MERRQFLRWAQIGAIASLGGHWAAHAQSSGLSLQWLGHTCFLFTGSGQRVLVNPFRPIGCTKGLRPPRVAADIVMISSRLFDEGYIEGLAGRPKLLFQPGSYKVNGLSIQGIRTSHDRVGGFRFGVNVVWRWQQGGINLLHLGGIAMPITIEQRILMGRPDVMIVPVGGSDKAYTAEEAKAAIEVLEPRLVIPSHYRTAAADPNNCDLKGLEDFLKVMEGTPVRRSGSASLSLSAANLPQKTTIQVLSI from the coding sequence ATGGAACGGCGGCAGTTCTTGCGTTGGGCGCAAATTGGGGCGATCGCCAGCCTCGGCGGACACTGGGCAGCCCATGCCCAAAGCAGTGGTCTCTCTCTGCAATGGTTGGGCCACACCTGTTTTCTCTTTACCGGCAGTGGCCAGCGGGTACTGGTGAATCCCTTTCGTCCCATTGGTTGCACCAAAGGATTGCGCCCCCCGCGGGTGGCTGCCGATATTGTCATGATTAGTAGTCGCCTCTTCGACGAGGGGTATATTGAAGGCCTAGCGGGACGGCCAAAGCTACTCTTTCAACCGGGTTCCTATAAAGTCAATGGTCTGAGTATTCAGGGCATCCGTACCAGCCATGATCGCGTCGGTGGCTTCCGCTTTGGCGTGAATGTGGTTTGGCGCTGGCAGCAAGGCGGCATCAATCTCTTGCACTTAGGGGGAATTGCCATGCCCATCACGATTGAGCAGCGCATCCTCATGGGACGGCCTGATGTGATGATTGTCCCCGTGGGCGGCAGTGATAAGGCCTATACAGCTGAGGAGGCTAAGGCAGCCATTGAAGTTCTGGAACCGCGTTTGGTCATTCCTTCCCACTATCGGACGGCTGCGGCTGACCCCAATAATTGTGATCTCAAAGGTCTAGAGGACTTCTTGAAAGTCATGGAGGGAACCCCGGTTCGCCGCAGTGGCAGTGCGTCCCTTAGCCTATCGGCAGCCAATTTGCCCCAGAAGACCACCATCCAAGTCCTCAGTATTTGA
- a CDS encoding type I glyceraldehyde-3-phosphate dehydrogenase, protein MVRVAINGFGRIGRNFMRCWLQRKANSKLEIVGINDTSDPRTNAHLLKYDSMLGIFHDAEISADDDCIYTDGHAVKCVSDRNPENLPWSAWGIDLVIEATGVFTSREGASKHLNAGAKKVLITAPGKGNIPTYVVGVNHHTYDPSEDIVSNASCTTNCLAPIVKVLHEAFGIQQGMMTTTHSYTGDQRLLDASHRDLRRARAAAMNIVPTSTGAAKAVGLVIPELQGKLNGIALRVPTPNVSVVDFVAQVEKPTIAEQVNQVIKEASETTMKGIIHYSELELVSSDYRGHNASSILDASLTMVMGGNLVKVVAWYDNEWGYSQRVLDLAEHMAAHWA, encoded by the coding sequence GTGGTTAGAGTCGCTATCAATGGTTTTGGGCGCATCGGTCGGAACTTCATGCGTTGCTGGTTACAGCGGAAAGCCAATAGCAAGCTAGAGATTGTAGGCATCAACGATACCTCCGATCCCCGCACCAATGCCCATTTGCTGAAGTATGACTCGATGTTAGGCATTTTCCACGATGCCGAAATTAGCGCTGACGACGACTGCATTTATACCGACGGCCATGCGGTTAAATGTGTGTCCGATCGCAACCCTGAAAATCTGCCCTGGAGCGCTTGGGGGATTGACTTGGTCATTGAAGCCACGGGGGTCTTTACTAGCCGCGAGGGGGCGAGCAAACACCTCAATGCCGGTGCAAAAAAAGTTCTGATCACCGCACCCGGCAAAGGCAATATCCCCACGTATGTGGTCGGGGTGAATCACCACACCTACGATCCCAGTGAAGACATCGTCAGCAATGCCAGTTGCACCACCAACTGCTTAGCCCCTATTGTCAAAGTGCTTCATGAAGCCTTTGGCATTCAGCAGGGGATGATGACGACGACCCACAGCTACACGGGGGATCAACGCCTACTCGATGCCAGTCACCGCGATCTGCGGCGGGCACGGGCAGCAGCAATGAACATTGTGCCCACCTCCACGGGGGCTGCTAAGGCGGTTGGATTGGTGATTCCCGAGTTGCAAGGTAAGCTGAACGGGATTGCCCTGCGGGTACCCACCCCCAATGTTTCTGTGGTGGACTTTGTTGCTCAGGTGGAGAAACCCACTATTGCTGAGCAGGTCAACCAAGTGATCAAAGAAGCCTCGGAAACCACCATGAAGGGGATTATCCACTACAGCGAACTGGAGCTGGTGTCTTCGGACTATCGGGGCCACAACGCCTCCTCGATTTTGGATGCGTCCCTCACGATGGTGATGGGGGGCAATCTGGTGAAAGTGGTGGCTTGGTACGATAACGAGTGGGGCTATAGCCAGCGGGTCCTAGACTTGGCAGAGCACATGGCCGCTCACTGGGCTTAG
- a CDS encoding RibD family protein, with protein MSQSKLIARPHTIAILASSLDGRLARADALGQRIASAYDFQHLEQQVAQVDAVLFGATTLRLGGTAMRLQSPHLIAEREHQGRSPQPLQIVCSASGELDFNLPFFRQPIRRALLTTEKGASRWQGSTAFDHCWCAGVEEIDWPQAFTHIQGASVQTLAVLGGGQLFASLLRIAAIDELWLTLCPLLLGSAAPSLYPEEIAFSGRLTLLNVLPVGNEVYLHYRLNQGSASCSDPSRLMWSSQGDVATQSQ; from the coding sequence TTGAGTCAATCGAAATTAATTGCCCGTCCCCATACAATTGCGATTTTGGCCAGCAGTTTAGATGGCCGCCTTGCTCGCGCCGATGCTTTAGGTCAGCGCATTGCCTCAGCCTATGACTTTCAGCACCTTGAACAGCAGGTGGCACAGGTAGATGCGGTACTCTTCGGGGCGACAACATTGCGTTTGGGGGGGACAGCGATGCGCCTTCAATCTCCCCATCTGATTGCTGAGCGCGAACACCAAGGGCGATCGCCCCAACCGCTGCAAATTGTCTGCTCCGCTAGTGGTGAATTAGATTTCAATCTCCCTTTCTTTCGCCAGCCGATTCGCCGTGCCTTACTGACCACCGAGAAAGGCGCCAGCCGTTGGCAAGGATCCACTGCCTTTGATCACTGTTGGTGTGCTGGGGTGGAGGAGATTGACTGGCCACAGGCGTTTACGCACATTCAAGGGGCTAGTGTGCAAACCTTGGCCGTGTTGGGAGGAGGACAGCTTTTCGCTTCCCTGTTGCGGATTGCGGCCATTGACGAATTGTGGTTGACCCTCTGCCCCCTCCTCCTAGGTTCGGCAGCCCCTAGCCTCTATCCAGAGGAGATTGCCTTCTCAGGGAGGTTGACGCTCCTCAATGTCTTGCCTGTGGGCAATGAGGTTTATCTCCACTACCGTTTAAATCAGGGGTCAGCAAGCTGTTCAGACCCATCAAGGCTGATGTGGAGTTCGCAGGGGGATGTGGCAACGCAATCGCAATAA
- a CDS encoding MEKHLA domain-containing protein: MEFWLEPRAIQQARRICASFQHWTGRSLLPNPAQDEGRLAQQLFHWSQPVLSHGCEADPILNYGNQAALTLWELSWSEFVQLPSRLTAEPMAQAERAHLLAQAARQGYANNYSGVRISRTGRRFRIENAWIWTVLDEAGTPVGQAATFDQWQFL; this comes from the coding sequence ATGGAATTTTGGTTAGAACCTAGGGCAATTCAACAGGCACGACGAATTTGTGCCAGCTTTCAGCATTGGACGGGGCGATCGCTCCTACCTAATCCTGCTCAGGATGAGGGGAGATTAGCGCAGCAATTGTTTCACTGGTCACAGCCCGTTCTCTCCCATGGGTGTGAGGCTGACCCAATCCTCAACTATGGCAACCAAGCCGCCCTCACCCTGTGGGAACTCTCTTGGTCAGAATTCGTGCAGCTTCCTTCACGGCTCACAGCGGAACCCATGGCTCAGGCCGAACGAGCACACCTCCTTGCCCAAGCAGCCCGCCAAGGCTATGCCAATAACTATAGCGGCGTTCGTATCTCCCGCACGGGACGGCGGTTTCGCATTGAAAATGCGTGGATTTGGACCGTTTTGGATGAAGCGGGCACTCCAGTGGGGCAAGCAGCGACCTTTGACCAGTGGCAGTTCCTGTAG